One genomic region from Rosa rugosa chromosome 1, drRosRugo1.1, whole genome shotgun sequence encodes:
- the LOC133725693 gene encoding protein MEI2-like 2, whose protein sequence is MEKHLEDIKMGRSEGAFKIPSVNIPRKLENTAWGILRTTEAYHASSDTSLFSSSLPVLPHEKLNFADSEHLRQSVDDSLPNLVKVDQDIEIKNPLENAESNSFRITLPDDEDELLAGLTDDFDLSRLPSHLEEMEEYDLFGSGGGMELDFESQDSLGIGLSKLSISDGVSPNGIGHYALPNGAGTVAGEHPYGEHPSRTLFVRNINSNVEDSELRSLFEQYGDIRTLYTACKHRGFVMISYYDIRSARTAMRALQNKPLRRRKLDIHFSIPKDNPSEKDINQGTLVVFNLDASVSNDDLRQIFGVYGEVKEIRETPHKRHHKFIEFYDVRAAEAALRALNRSDIAGKRIKLEPSRPGGARRNLMQQLSQELDQDETRSFRHQVGSPMTNSPPGTWAQIGSPIEHNQLGFSKSPGLGSLSPVDSNNLPGLASILPTHVPNSPKIAPIGKDQGRLNHTSQIFSNSVSTPGAAYQHSHSFPEQKLSTSPGPISYGESNSNSSGIGTLSGPQFLWGSPTPYSEPKSSAWPTSSVGHPFSSGGQGQGFPFTSRQSSFLSSHNHHVGSAPSGVPLDRHFGYFPESPETSFMNPMFGGMGLSRNNSNYMMNMGGRATMNAGVGLPGNISENGSPSFRMMSMPKHSTVYLGNGSYTGPAATISELFADRGRSRRVENSGNQVDSKKQYQLDLDKILRGEDSRTTLMIKNIPNKYTSKMLLAAIDENHRGTYDFLYLPIDFKNKCNVGYAFINMVSPSHIIAFYEAFNGKKWEKFNSEKVASLAYARIQGKAALVTHFQNSSLMNEDKRCRPILFHSEGQETGDEETFLSRNLNICIRQPDGSYLGDSLDSPKGNLDENPEND, encoded by the exons ATGGAGAAACATTTAGAAGATATTAAAATGGGTCGTTCTGAag GGGCCTTTAAGATTCCATCGGTCAATATTCCTAGAAAATTAGAGAATACTGCATGGGGAATCCTTCGTACAACTGAGGCATATCATGCATCAAGTGATACTAGCTTGTTTTCCAGCTCATTGCCCGTCCTTCCACATGAAAAGT TGAATTTTGCCGATTCGGAGCATTTGCGTCAGTCTGTTGATGATAGCTTGCCCAATCTAGTTAAAGTTGACCAGGACATTGAGATTAAAAATCCACTTGAGAATGCTGAATCAAATTCGTTCAGAATTACACTTCCTGATGATGAAGACGAGCTGTTAGCTGGCTTAACAGATGATTTTGATCTAAGTCGGCTGCCTAGTCATCTGGAGGAGATGGAAGAGTATGATCTCTTTGGCAGTGGTGGCGGAATGGAATTGGATTTTGAATCGCAAGATAGCCTTGGTATTGGTTTGTCAAAGCTAAGCATATCTGATGGGGTTAGTCCAAATGGTATTGGTCATTATGCTCTTCCAAATGGAGCGGGAACTGTGGCTGGAGAACATCCTTATGGGGAGCATCCTTCAAGGACCTTGTTCGTTAGAAATATCAATAGTAATGTTGAGGATTCCGAATTGAGATCTCTATTTGAG CAATATGGAGATATCAGAACTTTATATACTGCGTGCAAGCATAGGGGATTTGTGATGATATCATACTATGATATCCGATCTGCTCGCACTGCAATGCGTGCATTACAGAACAAGCCCTTGAGACGAAGAAAACTTGACATTCATTTTTCAATTCCCAAG GATAACCCTTCAGAAAAGGATATCAACCAAGGAACTCTTGTGGTTTTCAATTTGGATGCATCAGTGTCAAATGATGACCTTCGACAGATATTTGGGGTTTATGGAGAAGTCAAGGAG ATCCGAGAAACACCACACAAGAGACACCATAAATTCATAGAGTTTTATGACGTTAGAGCTGCAGAGGCAGCTTTAAGAGCACTAAATAGGAGCGACATAGCTGGGAAACGCATAAAGCTTGAACCCAGCCGCCCTGGTGGAGCTCGAAGAAA CTTGATGCAGCAACTAAGTCAAGAGCTTGACCAAGATGAAACTCGGAGTTTCCGACATCAAGTGGGTTCACCAATGACCAACTCTCCTCCAG GTACCTGGGCACAAATTGGAAGCCCCATTGAACATAATCAGCTTGGTTTTAGTAAGTCCCCAGGTCTGGGAAGCCTGAGTCCTGTAGACAGCAACAATTTACCTGGGTTAGCTTCAATTCTTCCAACTCATGTTCCTAACTCCCCAAAGATTGCACCTATTGGTAAAGACCAAGGAAGGTTGAACCATACAAGTCAGATATTTAGTAACTCCGTTTCAACGCCAGGAGCAGCCTATCAGCATTCTCATTCCTTTCCTGAGCAGAAATTAAGCACTAGTCCAGGTCCCATCTCATATGGtgagtcaaattcaaattcatcaGGTATTGGAACTTTGTCAGGTCCTCAGTTTCTCTGGGGAAGCCCAACTCCTTATTCCGAGCCCAAGTCTTCTGCCTGGCCAACATCATCTGTGGGACATCCGTTTTCATCTGGTGGACAGGGACAGGGTTTTCCATTCACTAGCCGGCAGAGCTCTTTCCTCAGTTCACATAACCATCATGTGGGATCTGCTCCATCTGGTGTTCCTCTGGATAGGCATTTTGGCTACTTCCCCGAATCACCTGAAACATCCTTCATGAATCCAATGTTTGGGGGCATGGGTTTAAGCCGCAACAATAGTAATTACATGATGAACATGGGTGGTCGTGCAACTATGAATGCTGGTGTTGGTCTTCCAGGAAACATTAGTGAAAATGGCTCTCCTAGTTTTAGAATGATGTCAATGCCAAAGCATAGTACTGTGTACCTTGGGAATGGTTCTTACACTGGACCTGCAGCAACCATCAGTGAGCTATTTGCTGATCGTGGTAGGAGTCGGCGGGTTGAGAATAGTGGGAATCAAGTAGATAGCAAAAAGCAGTATCAACTTGATTTAGATAAAATTCTCCGCGGGGAAGACAGTAGGACTACTTTAATGATCAAAAACATCCCCAATAA GTACACTTCTAAAATGCTGCTGGCTGCTATAGATGAAAATCACCGGGGTACATACGATTTCCTGTACTTGCCAATCGACTTTAAG AATAAGTGCAATGTGGGTTATGCCTTCATCAATATGGTGTCTCCTTCCCACATTATAGCCTTTTATGAG GCATTTAATGGCAAGAAGTGGGAGAAGTTTAACAGTGAAAAGGTTGCTTCACTGGCTTATGCACGTATCCAGGGTAAAGCTGCCCTTGTGACTCATTTTCAGAATTCAAGCCTTATGAATGAGGACAAGCGTTGCCGACCTATCCTCTTCCACTCGGAGGGCCAAGAGACTGGTGACGAG GAAACTTTCCTCTCCAGAAATTTGAACATATGCATACGGCAGCCAGATGGCTCTTATTTGGGTGATTCATTGGACAGCCCAAAGGGGAATCTGGATGAGAATCCAGAGAACGATTAG
- the LOC133725694 gene encoding ribose-phosphate pyrophosphokinase 4 — protein MDKSQKKQVYLFYCAECEDLARQVASQSDLITLQTIKWRNFDDGFPNIFINNAQELRGQHVAFLASFSSQGVIFEQLSVIYALPKLFVASFSLVLPFFPTGSFERMEEEGDVATAFTMARMLSNIPISKGGPTSLVIYDIHALQERFYFGDHVLPLFETGIPLLKERLHQLPDSNKIVVAFPDDGAWKRFHKQLDHFPMVVCNKVREGDKRIVRIKEGNPAGFHVVIVDDLVQSGGTLIECQKVLAAHGAAKVSAYVTHGVFPKRSWERFTHKNGEGLFAYFWITDSCPLTVKAVENKAPFEILSLAGSIADALQ, from the exons ATGGACAAGTCACAGAAGAAGCAAGTCTACTTGTTCTACTGCGCCGAATGCGAAGACCTTGCTCGCCAGGTCGCTTCTCAGTCAGACCTCATTACTCTCCAGACCATCAAATggag GAACTTTGATGATGGGTTTCCAAACATTTTCATCAACAATGCACAAGAACTTCGAGGCCAACATGTTGCCTTTCTTGCGTCCTTCAGCTCCCAAGGAGTTATCTTTGAGCAGCTATCTGTAATATATGCACTCCCCAAGCTGTTTGTTGCATCCTTCTCTTTAGTATTGCCTTTCTTCCCAACCGGTTCCTTTGAACGAATGGAAGAAGAAGGGGATGTTGCGACTGCATTTACCATGGCGAGAATGTTGTCAAATATTCCCATATCAAAAGGTGGCCCAACCAGTTTAGTCATTTATGACATACACGCTTTACAG GAAAGATTTTACTTTGGGGACCATGTTTTGCCTTTGTTTGAGACTGGAATCCCTCTCTTAAAGGAACGGCTCCACCAGCTTCCTGACTCTAATAAG ATTGTTGTGGCATTTCCTGACGATGGAGCTTGGAAGCGATTTCACAAGCAGTTGGATCATTTTCCCATG GTTGTCTGTAATAAGGTTCGTGAAGGTGATAAGAGGATAGTTCGAATCAAGGAGGGAAATCCTGCAGGGTTTCATGTAGTCATTGTTGATGACTTGGTTCAATCTGGAGGCACCTTAATCGAGTGCCAG AAAGTTTTGGCAGCTCATGGTGCAGCCAAGGTTAGTGCTTATGTCACCCATGGAGTATTTCCTAAGCGCTCGTGGGAGCGTTTCACTCACAAGAATG gAGAGGGACTGTTTGCCTACTTTTGGATCACAGATTCCTGCCCACTTACTGTCAAAGCCGTAGAAAATAAAGCACCCTTTGAGATCTTAAGTCTTGCAGGATCCATTGCTGATGCTCTACAATAG